The DNA segment gaaAGATGCTTTATCTTCTGGGAGAATAAAacgccttgcaaaatttaggaaaAAGTATGTTTTTGTTTTACAAGATAATGTGCAAGTGGATAATTCACCAGCTACAACCTACAGTTACATCATGCAagttttccagtttctggtgctgtgTTGATCATTCAAGGAGATCAATGGCAAAGAGAAGTCGACAAGCCATTACCTGCTCGGAGGAGGATAACTTGGTCTTCTAATGTCAGGTCTGAGAAGTGCGGAATCCGCTTGGCCCATTCAACCAATGTGAAGAGCTGTTTATCAGCTGCATGGCAAATATTGGTGACAGGATCGTTGGTCTAAGGGAGAAACAAGTACATAAGCCAGCAAAAACATCTTGTTTGGGCTATTTTTTATAAGCCTAATTTTAGAAACAAATAGTCTCCCTTTTAAATCTATTGTAAGAGTCTTTCCAACTTGCCTATCTACCCAAGGACAATCTGGGGTGATGGGGCAATTCTTGTCTTCAATTGGTATTTTCTGCCCCCTTTTCCCCATTtcctcatccagggaaagagaagaagaaaaaagaacgaAATTGTCTTTCTGTCAACTGAAAAGACTAAAGGTCAGACTATGACATGAAACTGGTGGCCAATCAACATAGCAGAATCTGAagcagtataagacacaccctggCACCAAAAATGTTTGTTTAAAATAGTAGTTTGTTTATTAGGAAACAAAGAGAATCATGGATGAGTTTCTCATGGCTTAGAATAAAAAGGATTGAGAGAGCAACTTTAAATAAGGATAATCTTTCCAAAGTGCAGAACTAGTCTCAAAGAAACTAGCTTTTAAGGATTGAGTAAGAAGCATctaaaatggaatagaaaatagaataaatagaaataaaagtagaataaaatcTTTACTGCATGTTGTTTGACTTCCTACTGTATCTGTAAGTTAGGTGTGCCAGATTTTGCTTCTTGAATTCTGAAAGTTTTACCTTTGAACATTTGAGCATTTGGACTCTAACACTCCATTAAGACCCTCATATGGCTGCAAAAGGAATATTCTATAATTATTTAATGTCATCTAGGAATTACCCTGATTTCTGTGGCACAAACCTGATGTTCTACCTGATGTTCAAGTGCATATGAACATTCCTGAGATTGGGAATTCAACCCAAGCAATGTtagtaaagcaaaataaaatatttaaagtaaaTACACTCTAGAAGTTTAACACTTAGCTAAATACAGTGAATCAGGAGGAAATCGAAACAACATGTGTTCACTGAGTGCATGTCTGGAAAAAGAGGCGGAACAAGCAACTTCAGATTAGTACTTTCTTAGACAAAGAGAAACCAAAATTGACAGATTCTGTTGTCCTAACTTTCCAGTTTCTGCTTGTGTGTGTCGTAAGAAGTCCCCAAATGTCTATCATTACCAGTTGTTAAAAGTATTTTAGATTATGAACCTATAGTGCACTTGCCAGACAGGTTATTTTTTTGAACGTGCATTAACTCATGTGTTTCTATTCAGGATATTCAGTTACTCACAGCCTAAAGAACAGCACCGAAATGAATCGCACCTACCGAGGTTTCTGCACTCACATCACTGTATGATTCAGACTTTGGTTCAACTGCCATTTCAGCTTCTAAAATCCTTTCCACAGGCATATCTTCAAGACTCCCACCATTGCTGCTTGTGGATTCCACTTCATTCTCACTCCGCTCTctgcttctctgcctctcttcttgAACCGCTTAGAGCACAAAGAAAAGTCCACAAGAATTTTGTCACTCTCCACTCTGTGTCCCAAAATGTAATCCTATAATTATACCGTGACTTCCTGACATTTTCTCTGACTCTCACCCATCAGCAGGGTGTCTAAGTTCAGAataggcttttctttttccttagaTTCTTTTCTATGTTCAGACAGTTTTTCTAATAAGACTTTCCTCAGCAATGACtgtgaggattttttttcctgcctaaatgcagGACCTTACTTTACTcaacactgaattgcattttgtcggCTAGGCCCCAATatccaagtctgtcaagattcttctgaatATTGAGTTTAGCTTCCAAAGTTTTAGCTATTCCCCCAGtttggtgtcatttgcaaatttgatgagttccccgtctattccctcatctaggtcatttatttattttttgtaaacaatttttattagaatttttctttcatcatacatcttttatgaacagagtgttgacTTATACACCTTATATATATTACTCCTTATAATCTattccaatcttcccttttttcatattcatctcttttatataattctttatcacaaattaatcatttttcaccatatcttgttatttcagcttctgccatattattccgtatttccccgaaaataggacatgtcccgaaaataaggccacatTTACCCTACAacatgtttgcctgcagacagcgGCAAGACATGAGACAGAGCTGCAAGGTACGTAAGACGCACGTTCCGTGCCTCTCCGGCCCCACCCCtccaatttgggcaggggcagaaagccctgccatgcctggtgagagggggagaagagatggcaagaggacCCCCATCACACTCCATGCATCTCGCTTCTCCCTCGCCCTATCTGCCACCTCTTCAACAAAGAGATGGCAGGGAAGGGCAGCAGCCAGGCTGAGATTACAGTACCATTGGGGTATGTGGAGCTGaattacctgccttgcagctccaTCGCATGTCTCACCATTGTCTGCAGATCTtgcgagttcaatcaaacttcttgaaCTCACAAGAAGTTTGTTTTTACCCTATGTATTTGCCTTCAGACAATGGCGAGACAAGCAtcagagctgcaaggcaggtgaGACGTGTGTCTCGCGTCTCCCCGGCCCCTCCCCAGCCCCTGACAAGAGGAGTGAACCCCACCTCACTCCACATGTCTTTCTTCTCCCCTGCCCCACATGCCATCCCCCTCAATAAAGAGTTGGGTGTtgtggaaaagggagccgggTGAGTGCAGGCTTTGGGCATTTGGTGCTGCCGGGAGTCACCTGGTGGAGAGGCAGGAATGGGGCAGGAGTTTTCAGGCAAgggggatggatgggtggatggatgggaggtgggCGAGTGCCAAGAACGGCAGGGAGATTCCCACCTTTGGTTGCCCCAACGAACAACTGACGAGTGGCTGTGTTGCACTGCCACAGCAGCAcaacacagcagcagccatgaggtggccaACCTCACTGCCTTCtgcaaccctaaaataataagatgccccccaataataaggctaagcccttatttcggggttcaaaaaaatataaaacagggtcttatttttggggaaacacggtcttttttttccccaagtccaTTTTACGTTTCCAATTtcagccatattttttttcccatacttctttatcttatcttaatttcttcttaatacataatacataaacagTATCACTATCCACCCTTAATTCTCAATCtcttacaataacatcaattaattatcttatttcaccattacagaatatatttctcaaaatccccatcccactttttaacatttcaactttgtctcttaatttaaattgtcttcaaaattaaaccaaattgccatttcacatttcatctgctattctgttttacTATAAGCAATATACATCATATTCAAATCTTACATTAAAACCCTTTAACTTAGTTGACCATCCACAATTAATATTAATACAGTTCCCTTAAATCTACTAGTATGTAccttatttcccttcctcctttccactaatcttccttctttaaccattttctcttggtttctctaaaattccacttcttgatagttttctccttttatcccattctctttttctttttgtatatatattacatatttttttttcttctcaatcctttttctcacttttagatATGTTATTCGAGTAGTTCTCACCAAGCTTTctcctaatctctttccactatttTCCACTTTACcctttgattgattctttttGGGGGGATATTCCCCCCATCCactctttttttgccactgtaaatcccagtgaaatcatctaactgctttttgCATTCAGTTCCTTTTCCTTCAATATAATTTTCTTGCTCCTCATTTATGCTCTCTTTTATCACCTTCTCCCCTATTTTCTGTTCTGTGTATTCTAGCAaaatttctgactttttattaCTCTTTAGTTATTCacgcatatttttaaacatcttaATTAATTTCACACACATCCAAGACTCCATATTGCCAATTTAAGAGATTGGTAACAATTTTGAATTCTgtcatatttaattaaaatttaaaatccatataatctctttttgttttcaaataatgtctttatgactatcattaagtgttgtaccttagaattcttgatgaatgtattttttttttaatgtacactgggagcatatgcaccaagacaaattccttgtgtgtccaatcacatttggccaattaaaaaaaaattctattttatttaagtaTTTATCCAGTCCATTCCAAATTAAAGATTTGTTATCTTCCACAGCCATTGAGAATCGAAACCAAGGAATGTAGAAAGACATACTCCTTAAAAGTTCCCACAGTTTCCAAATTATCATTTAGTAGTCAAGGTCACAGCTGTACTTTCTCTTCTATCTTCCAACAAACATTGCAGTACTCTCTTTCCGCCAGCAGATGTCCCTCTCAAATCCACAATATTCTCAAACCAACTAAATGTCAAAGCTGTCAAGaatattttaaatccacataaaaaatacttttcctcagattcttttattttattattttttgtttctccaaatccaattataAATACAAAAACTTTCTTGGGCTTTAGTATTCTAgcctcctctttgttcttctccctctaAAGAatttcccaagtgccaattagctgctcatTTCAGCTCCAGGACACCTTAAAATTTCCAAAAGAAATTTTCTTTTATcggtgagttggccaatcactcacccagtaccaGCACTCCACTCAAACACCGCTCTTGAACAAAAACTTAGTCCGGTTGCCCCAACTTCAGAGAGGTCATTTTACAATGGCCTCCACCCCCACCGCTGGTCCAAAGAGCTGCCTCCGACCTttcaaggaacttgcctgttcctcttggttgtccaagatgcctctccttcttcaccatccctacaggacagttCCGGTCCAAAGACCCACCAACAATGGTTTGTCCAGTTGGATTTTCATGAAGCTCATCAGGGCCCACtatttttccagccagtctcgccaTGATGCTTCCGGGATTTTTCCTCATCTAGGTCATTTATGAAGTGTCAAGACTGAAAAACACTTAAACTTCTTCTGTCTATTACTGCTTTCAAACTTGCCAAAGAACTGGGAGGAGAGAAGGGTAAGATGGAATGTGGAGGCTACAATCTTCAACCGTGAGAGTCAAGGACACTTCTGCAGGTGTTGGCTAAGACATGGACTGTTATCAAAACAAAAGGCCAATTCCTaactggacaatgtgacctgttcCATGGGAGGAGTGGATGAAACCCATTTTAACTCTGCAGGGTTGTGTGGGAAAATTTAGAGGTTTTTTGCTTTCTTCAGTGCTGAAATAATGTACTCAAAATTTTACTTTTGGGATTTTAAAGTTCCTGAAGATGCCTGCTTTTATTGGGTTTGTTAGTCAGATGGtgatatgaagatgttgaagattaCTGGGCAAAGGACAGAATGTTGAGGTACTCTACTGCATCCTTCTCTCCATGTAGGTGTAGTTCTGTTGAGGGCTAcacattgagtatggtttgttagccagttacaaatccaactaatggtgatgctatctatatcacatttttctaacttacgAAGAAGTAGGCTATATTCTAGTTTTGTTCTAGTTATGAGcacctttttccatttttttaatactttCCTTTTTGTTGGTAGTGGTTTCTTCTTCGAGCTTGCTATTTGGCttccaaacattttgttgccAGACTAGGCAACATCTTCAGCAGGACTTCGGTTGAAGTCGTATCTCAATTGTTCACTTTTATCTATCCTGAGTAATGACAGGATTAGTTGGTCACGTGGCTGGATGGTCACATCCTGTGAAGGTCATCAAATGAGGAGGTAGTTGGTGCTGTCATAGGTCCAATTAATCTGGGTCCTTTCAGGCTTGTAGGCTGGCTCCAGATTGATATGTTTGTTGAGTGACCTATTTGTTGAACACACAATCATTTGTGTGCATGGCATGTGGTGgcatggccaatgatttttgttcCATTCCAGTCGAACTGGTGTTGCTTGGTGTCACTGTGGGTCAAGATCAGGGATTTGTGGTCATGCCGGTTGGCTGCTAGTCAGTGCTCGTGGATTCTTGTTTTTAATTGTCATCCTATTTGCCCAACATAGATGGTCACAGTTGTTGCATTTGATCTTGCAGGTTGCATTGCTGTTCTCTTCCTTCAGTCCTTGTTTCTCTACAGCTCTTGTTGGAGTGTTGATGTTGGTTTGTGAGCCACTATTATTCCTAGTGGTAGAATTCTGGCCAGATATTGCTTTTCCATTTAGGATTTCTACCCATGGAATTCTTCTTAATCTCCTTCTTAGTTTTTTGAAATCCTAGTTCCACTTGCTGCAGGGTGTTTCCTAGTTGATATCAGGATAGTTAAAGTCCCCCCACAGTGGTATGTTTTCTGCATACCTTATTTAACTGATCAGCAAAatgttcatctatttcctctgctGGGTTAAGTAGCCTGTACTATACAACTatagccctctccctccctccctccctccctccctcctctccttgtgGAAAATGACAGTTTAGGCGGGAAAAACCACATCAATTTAATACTTGGCAAATCTCTTTATAGCTAGTGCCCTGCTTGGATAGAGTTTTAATTTAcgaattgcattttgttttctttcatttgctGTGACTGCCACAGTGGCACTTCAGAACACATTTCCTATATCCTTCAAAGTGGCAGATCATCAAACATATAGAATAAACTGCATAGCAGTGGCCTGACTTTCAGCTGATGGAGAATTGATTCATCTATTCCAGATGAAGAACAAAAACGATGGGGCTATGAGAGTTTCTTCTAATGTAATTAAGGATGGTTTGTGTATGTGCATCTTAGTAGAGTATATACTAAGTATATACTTAGTATATATGTTCACATATGTGTATGAATGTGTATATCTTAGCAACATACCTTCTCTTTTCATGCCTGTTGCTAGACATTTCTGATAACGGCAATACTGGCAACGGTTTCGCTGACGCTTGTCGATCAGACAGTCTTTATTATCTCGACATGTGTAGACAAGGTCTTTTCTTACTGTCCGCTTAAAGAATCCTTTGCAGCCTTCACAACTGTACACCCCATAGTGCTTCCCTAGCAATACAGCAATACACATAAGCACATTCCAATTGGGATATATGAGCAAGTATAAATGTTTTCTGCACTTTTGAGTTAGGGCATTCAAATTATCAAAGCATTTTGTTTCAGAAATGGTTAAATACAGAACCACTCAATATGCCTGAGAGGACTAAGAAAACTGCATAGAAAACAGACCAGACTGTGATACAGAATACTGTGAAGAACTCAGATGTGATCAGGGAAAAGGGTGTAATTATATGAGGCATGGATGTTTTAGTACTGCAAGAGTGGTTAACCCCCCTCATCAGCTCATAAAAGCTGGAAATTTGGCCTCAAATAAAACAATTGTCCAATGTTCTCAAAAGCTatacattaaaaatgattttGCCATGAATGAAGAAACACAAGAGATACTTTCTGCGTGACCAACTAAGAGGAAAGAATCCTGAGGCAATATTATATCGTAATAGTTATTTAATACTTTCCAGACAGTCCCCTTGACATGCAAGCTGTGGGTACCTGATGATCTGTCTCCACAAATTGCACAGACATGCTTTGTAAGGGATCCTGGACTTGGGGATGAATAATTCATCACTCCCATCCGTTGGAAATTTGGCAAAGGCTTGGTATCTTCAGAGGTTCCAGCGCTGTTCatgatactggactaaaatgggAGAATGAATGGGGGGGGAAAGCAAAATAGGTTATACAACCTCAGATTGATGTTCCATCTGTGATCCAATATTCAGGACCAGACAGAAGGCAGTCTCTGTTAGCATTTCCATATGGGAGCTGAATATGTGAGCATCATACTTTCAGTGATCAATTAGACTTCATTCACAAAGTATTTGTTAAC comes from the Ahaetulla prasina isolate Xishuangbanna chromosome 3, ASM2864084v1, whole genome shotgun sequence genome and includes:
- the RXRG gene encoding retinoic acid receptor RXR-gamma isoform X4, whose translation is MNSIGSGSTTGCPLRRITSPIASHAVPLTSPPDMSFAVHTSPQSSIMNSAGTSEDTKPLPNFQRMGVMNYSSPSPGSLTKHVCAICGDRSSGKHYGVYSCEGCKGFFKRTVRKDLVYTCRDNKDCLIDKRQRNRCQYCRYQKCLATGMKREAVQEERQRSRERSENEVESTSSNGGSLEDMPVERILEAEMAVEPKSESYSDVSAETSTNDPVTNICHAADKQLFTLVEWAKRIPHFSDLTLEDQVILLRAGWNELLIASFSHRSVSVQDGILLATGLHVHRSSAHSAGVGSIFDRVLTELVSKMKDMQMDKSELGCLRAIVLFNPDAKGLSSPAEVELLREKVYATLEAYTKQKYPEQPGRFAKLLLRLPALRSIGLKCLEHLFFFKLIGDTPIDTFLMEMLETPLQIT
- the RXRG gene encoding retinoic acid receptor RXR-gamma isoform X5, whose amino-acid sequence is MQLAKWNLSPQNSSDKNQEPFPGSSIMNSAGTSEDTKPLPNFQRMGVMNYSSPSPGSLTKHVCAICGDRSSGKHYGVYSCEGCKGFFKRTVRKDLVYTCRDNKDCLIDKRQRNRCQYCRYQKCLATGMKREAVQEERQRSRERSENEVESTSSNGGSLEDMPVERILEAEMAVEPKSESYSDVSAETSTNDPVTNICHAADKQLFTLVEWAKRIPHFSDLTLEDQVILLRAGWNELLIASFSHRSVSVQDGILLATGLHVHRSSAHSAGVGSIFDRVLTELVSKMKDMQMDKSELGCLRAIVLFNPDAKGLSSPAEVELLREKVYATLEAYTKQKYPEQPGRFAKLLLRLPALRSIGLKCLEHLFFFKLIGDTPIDTFLMEMLETPLQIT